Proteins from one Ahaetulla prasina isolate Xishuangbanna chromosome 2, ASM2864084v1, whole genome shotgun sequence genomic window:
- the CCDC112 gene encoding coiled-coil domain-containing protein 112 produces MAALATPALEGWTRYQQNGSCFSASDALQHFQSWKIKTDQVKKIEFIRTGNKLKNQLVKLEKDKNVLLFNKKSEVKCIFVQFIHPFARCMFMKVRHRISRIIFYSMLNDLFIFLIFFSYDELLRDENAATNEISALERKIEMWAVGTSAARIFKQCVFPVHKEIQNQFPKEVLELERFLQQTGGRQGGWDECDHQIFLKIWRKHKGKPSYITETLEYLPDRTKEDIQSHEKWHKEFLILESQKKEAIKKWKIKKQEKCKILVQKENPEEVPADIQREREEALKQKTEEERKKRLAELEAWKKDKALATAAKQEAQLKEEEEKEKKKQRERQRQLQMKLLLEDYSREKKEQEELLRLEKEKREEAEREEKKRFAAEEIVKFQERDLHKLELKFLEKQAKEDEKIEKEKRLSKLRKKVHINVTRDPCRLFRPTKVWEERTKEIGPVGTGPVLYIPHRAVPSWRQGL; encoded by the exons ATGGCCGCCCTAGCAACGCCGGCGCTTGAGGGATGGACCAGGTACCAACAG AATGGCAGCTGTTTTAGTGCTTCAGatgctcttcaacattttcagagCTGGAAGATCAAAACTGATCAAGTTAAGAAAATTGAATTTATAAGAACAGGCAATAAACTAAAAAATCA ACTTGTGAAACTTGAAAAGGATAAGAATGTTCTTCTTTTCAATAAGAAGAGTGAAGTCAAG TGTATATTTGTTCAGTTTATACATCCTTTTGCAAGATGTATGTTCATGAAAGTTAGGCACAGAATTAGTCgcattattttttattctatgttaaatgatttatttatatttttaattttttttagttatGATGAACTTCTAAGAGACGAGAATGCTGCTACAAATGAGATCAGTGCCTTAGAAAGAAAAATCGAAATGTGGGCTGTAGGAACTTCAGCTGCAAGAATTTTCAAGCAATGTGTATTTCCAGTACATAAGGAAATCCAAAATCAGTTTCCTAAAGAAGTCCTTGAGCTTGAAAGATTTCTTCAGCAAACTGGAGGAAGGCAAGGAGGTTGGGATGAATGTGATCATCAAATCTTCCTAAAAATTTGGAGAAAACATAAAGGGAAACCATCGTACATCACTGAAACCCTCGAATACCTCCCTGATAGAACAAAGGAAGACATTCAATCACATGAGAAGTGGCATAAAGAATTTCTAATTTTAGAGTCACAGAAAAAGGAG GCCATTAAAAAATGGAAGataaagaaacaagaaaagtGTAAAATCTTAGTCCAGAAAGAGAATCCTGAGGAAGTGCCCGCTGATATTCAACGTGAGCGTGAAGAAGCTCTGAAGCAGAAAactgaagaggaaaggaaaaaacgaTTAGCAGAGCTTGAAGCATGGAAGAAAGACAAAGCACTTGCAACTGCAGCAAAACAGGAAGCTCAgttaaaagaggaagaagagaaggagaaaaaaaaacagagagaacGTCAGCGGCAACTTCAAATGAAGTTACTGTTGGAAGATTATAGTagagagaaaaaggaacaagAAGAGCTGCTGagacttgaaaaagaaaaaagagaggaagctgaaagggaagagaagaaaagatttgCAGCAGAAGAAATTGTTAAATTCCAAGAACGA gaTCTGCATAAACTTGAGCTAAAGTttctagaaaagcaggcaaaggaagatgaaaagattgaaaaagaaaaaagattgtcTAAGCTGAGAAAGAAG GTTCACATTAATGTAACTCGGGATCCATGCAGGTTATTCAGACCGACAAAAGTTTGGGAAGAACGAACAAAAGAGATTGGGCCTGTAGGTACAGGGCCAGTGTTATACATTCCTCATAG GGCTGTCCCAAGTTGGCGACAGGGATTATAA
- the PGGT1B gene encoding geranylgeranyl transferase type-1 subunit beta isoform X1, giving the protein MASTGLVEDEGGFGDGERLDFLKERHVRFFQRSLQILPERYSSLETSRLTVAFFALSGLDMLDSLDVVNKEDIIEWIYSLQVLPTEDRTNMHHCGFRGSSYLGIPFNPSKGPGISHPYDSGHIAMTYTGLCCLIILGDDLSRVNKEACLAGLRALQLEDGSFCAVLEGSENDMRFIYCAACICYMLNSWSGMDTKKAIDYIRRSMSYDNGLAQGAELESHGGSTFCGIASLCLMGKLEEVFSEKELKRIRRWCIMRQQNGYQGRPNKPVDTCYSFWVGATLKLLKIFQYTNYEKNRNYILSTQDRLVGGFAKWPDSHPG; this is encoded by the exons ATGGCGAGCACGGGGCTGGTGGAAGACGAGGGAGGCTTTGGGGACGGGGAAAGGTTGGATTTCCTCAAGGAACGCCACGTGCGCTTCTTCCAACGCAGCCTTCAGATTTTGCCCGAACGCTATTCGTCCCTGGAGACCAGCAG GTTGACAGTTGCTTTTTTTGCACTTTCTGGTTTGGATATGTTGGATTCCTTAGATGTTGTGAACAAGGAGGATATAATAGAATGGATTTATTCTCTGCAAGTACTTCCCACAGAAGACA ggACAAACATGCATCACTGCGGCTTCCGTGGTTCTTCATATCTAGGAATACCTTTCAATCCATCTAAG GGTCCTGGTATTTCTCATCCATATGATAGTGGGCACATAGCAATGACTTACACTGGCCTTTGCTGTTTAATTATTCTTGGCGATGACTTAAGTCGAGTAAATAAAGAAGCCTGCTTGGCAGGACTCAGAGCTTTACAGCTGGAAGATGGGAG tttttgtGCAGTCCTTGAAGGAAGTGAAAATGACATGAGATTTATATACTGTGCTGCTTGTATATGCTACATGCTCAATAGTTGGTCAGGGATGGATACAAAGAAAGCCATTGACTATATTAGAAGAAGCATG tcCTACGATAATGGTCTTGCCCAAGGAGCAGAACTTGAATCACAtg GTGGCTCTACTTTTTGTGGTATTGCATCATTGTGTCTGATGGGTAAACTTGAGGAAGTCTTCTCTGAAAAGGAACTGAAGAGAATAAGGAGATGGTGTATTATGAGGCAACAGAATGGTTATCAAGGAAGACCCAACAAGCCTGTAGATACCTGTTACTCATTTTGGGTAGGAGCAACTCTTAAG CTTCTGAAAATATTTCAGTACACAAActatgaaaaaaatagaaattacatTTTATCAACCCAAGATCGCCTTGTTGGTGGATTTGCTAAATGGCCAGATAGTCATCCAG GATAA